The following proteins are co-located in the Streptomyces sp. NBC_00435 genome:
- a CDS encoding DsbA family oxidoreductase — protein MSTTTATDRATDPRLPAAPDTISVYTDLNCSFAHVAVHRLHETRRELGLEGRIWFDFRAFPLELFNREVNARPGVDSEIAVLGAVEPGAGWRLWQGPDWSYPVTTLPALEAVHAAKSQSLDASERLDRALRRAFWAEGRCISMRHVILEVAAGTGAVDLDALAAALDTGSARSAVMAQYESARGGRVNCSPHIFLHDGTDMANPGIEAHWLNGDFGQGYPVIDRDRPEVYEELLTHAARLAA, from the coding sequence GTGAGCACGACGACCGCGACCGACCGCGCCACGGACCCGCGGCTGCCCGCGGCGCCCGACACGATCAGCGTCTACACCGACCTGAACTGCTCCTTCGCCCACGTGGCCGTGCACCGGCTGCACGAGACCCGGCGCGAGCTGGGCCTGGAGGGCCGGATCTGGTTCGACTTCCGGGCCTTCCCGCTGGAGCTGTTCAATCGCGAGGTCAACGCCCGCCCCGGCGTCGACTCCGAGATCGCGGTGCTCGGCGCGGTCGAACCGGGGGCCGGCTGGCGGCTGTGGCAGGGGCCCGACTGGTCTTACCCGGTCACCACCCTGCCCGCGCTCGAGGCGGTGCACGCGGCCAAGTCCCAGTCGCTGGACGCCAGCGAGCGGCTCGACCGCGCACTGCGCCGCGCCTTCTGGGCCGAGGGCCGCTGCATCTCGATGCGTCACGTCATCCTCGAGGTGGCCGCCGGGACGGGAGCCGTCGACCTGGACGCGCTCGCGGCGGCCCTGGACACGGGCTCGGCCAGGTCCGCCGTGATGGCGCAGTACGAATCGGCGCGCGGGGGCCGGGTCAACTGCAGCCCGCACATCTTCCTCCACGACGGCACCGACATGGCCAACCCCGGCATCGAGGCGCACTGGCTGAACGGTGACTTCGGCCAGGGGTACCCCGTGATCGACCGGGACCGTCCCGAGGTGTACGAGGAACTGCTCACGCACGCGGCGCGGCTGGCCGCCTGA